One genomic window of Nitrosomonas sp. Is35 includes the following:
- a CDS encoding fused MFS/spermidine synthase, protein MNHSTPSQILNQAWLYCTVFLTGAAVMVIELLGTRLIAPFYGASLYVWTSVISVTLIALALGYYVGGRWADRAKKTGLALIIALSGILTLLIPWLTAPVLLATDAMGLRMGVFISTLVLFSPSLIMLGMIGPFAVKLATASLDGVGAGTGSIYAVSTVGSVIGTLFLGFYLFPQVGSREIFIGLGIALLILAAGVAYFERRRIRLMIALPPIAALMVIGIILLPRVADSAHRIASDHSNRIQFERESLYGWVRVIDKPEENFRLLTVDASTIGAATISHGENVLTYQRIVDILPALTPHMKRALLIGQGAGHMAMTLKNHGIVTDTLEIDPAVAEAASQYFGFTPTGQTIIGDARYEIRKLTNTYDLIILDVFTGGSEPVHLLTVETMTQLRSLLSGHGLLALNFVAFFEDGKNKALASVAKTLAQVFTHQQVFISEPDTEFNDFIFLAANRELELNNEAMSAVQSDWLVKRRITIDPGLGVILTDNLNPLEMLQIRKSEQYRRLIVELLGIDHFIR, encoded by the coding sequence ATGAATCACTCCACTCCCTCTCAGATACTCAATCAAGCCTGGCTCTACTGCACCGTTTTTCTGACCGGCGCCGCAGTGATGGTAATAGAGCTGCTAGGAACCCGACTGATCGCACCATTTTATGGCGCCAGTCTCTATGTTTGGACCTCGGTCATTTCGGTTACATTGATCGCACTGGCGCTGGGTTACTATGTTGGCGGCCGCTGGGCGGATCGGGCAAAAAAGACGGGGTTGGCATTGATCATTGCACTATCGGGAATACTCACACTCTTGATACCGTGGCTAACCGCGCCGGTATTGCTCGCCACCGACGCCATGGGGCTTCGCATGGGTGTTTTTATCAGCACATTGGTATTGTTCTCGCCCAGTTTGATTATGCTCGGCATGATCGGGCCATTTGCCGTTAAATTGGCTACCGCCAGTTTGGATGGCGTCGGCGCCGGTACCGGTTCTATCTATGCCGTCAGCACCGTCGGCAGCGTCATTGGCACTTTATTTCTCGGTTTTTATTTATTTCCCCAGGTCGGTTCGCGTGAAATCTTTATTGGTCTGGGTATCGCCTTATTGATACTGGCCGCTGGTGTTGCTTATTTCGAGCGGAGACGCATCAGGTTGATGATTGCACTGCCCCCTATCGCTGCATTGATGGTCATCGGAATTATATTATTGCCGCGCGTCGCTGATTCCGCACACCGCATCGCGAGCGATCATTCCAACCGCATTCAGTTTGAACGCGAAAGTCTGTATGGCTGGGTTCGCGTCATCGACAAACCCGAAGAGAATTTTCGCCTGCTGACCGTGGATGCGTCGACCATCGGCGCAGCGACGATCAGCCATGGTGAAAATGTGCTGACTTACCAAAGAATTGTCGATATTTTACCCGCGCTGACACCTCACATGAAGCGAGCGTTGCTGATCGGCCAGGGTGCCGGGCATATGGCGATGACATTGAAAAATCACGGCATCGTGACGGACACGCTGGAAATTGACCCGGCCGTCGCCGAAGCAGCCAGTCAATATTTCGGTTTCACGCCGACAGGTCAAACCATTATCGGCGATGCGCGCTATGAAATCCGTAAATTAACCAATACCTACGATCTGATCATCCTGGATGTCTTTACCGGCGGTTCGGAACCGGTCCACTTGCTGACTGTTGAAACCATGACGCAATTGCGTTCCCTGCTCTCCGGGCACGGATTGCTCGCACTGAATTTCGTGGCATTTTTTGAAGATGGTAAGAATAAAGCGCTGGCTTCCGTCGCAAAAACCTTGGCGCAGGTTTTCACGCATCAGCAGGTATTTATTTCCGAACCGGATACGGAATTTAACGATTTTATTTTTCTTGCCGCAAACCGCGAGCTCGAACTCAACAATGAAGCCATGTCAGCTGTACAAAGCGACTGGCTGGTAAAGCGCCGCATTACCATTGATCCAGGATTGGGTGTGATCTTGACGGATAATCTCAATCCGCTGGAGATGCTGCAAATACGCAAATCCGAGCAGTACCGCCGGCTCATTGTGGAATTACTGGGAATCGATCACTTTATCCGCTGA
- a CDS encoding DUF4266 domain-containing protein → MKLTRNAAIAFAFTLLFGMTGCVSVAPWERGNLAKPQMDIDPHPLQTEMQSHNYSSREAAPSHKSSAGGGGCGCY, encoded by the coding sequence ATGAAACTGACTCGGAATGCTGCCATTGCATTTGCATTCACCCTATTGTTCGGAATGACGGGTTGTGTGAGTGTCGCTCCTTGGGAGCGTGGCAATCTTGCTAAACCGCAAATGGACATCGATCCCCATCCCTTGCAAACCGAAATGCAATCTCATAATTACAGCAGCCGTGAAGCGGCACCCAGCCACAAATCGTCTGCAGGTGGCGGCGGCTGTGGATGTTATTAA
- a CDS encoding TlpA disulfide reductase family protein gives MKKIKRSFFIIALLLLCSKSALADHLEQISSACDLKTLDGKPALALQELKGKVVYMDFWASWCPPCVKSFPFLNQLEHDMKEQGLHVIGVNLDEKVKDAEEFLTKHPAHFSIVADPAKTCAKVLEVMAMPTSYIIDKKGNIRHVHQGFRPGETEELRALLSQLVMENP, from the coding sequence ATGAAAAAAATTAAACGGTCGTTTTTTATTATCGCGTTACTACTGTTGTGCAGCAAAAGCGCATTAGCGGATCATCTGGAACAGATATCCTCAGCGTGTGATTTAAAAACACTGGATGGCAAACCAGCTTTGGCCTTGCAGGAACTGAAAGGGAAAGTGGTGTATATGGATTTCTGGGCATCCTGGTGTCCGCCTTGTGTCAAATCCTTTCCATTCTTGAATCAACTTGAGCACGATATGAAAGAGCAGGGATTACATGTGATCGGTGTCAACCTTGATGAAAAAGTTAAGGATGCGGAAGAATTTCTCACCAAGCACCCGGCTCACTTTTCCATTGTTGCGGATCCGGCTAAAACATGCGCTAAGGTTCTCGAAGTAATGGCGATGCCAACCTCTTATATCATTGACAAGAAGGGCAATATTCGCCATGTTCATCAAGGATTCCGTCCCGGTGAAACAGAAGAATTGCGTGCTTTGCTGTCACAGCTTGTCATGGAGAATCCCTAA
- the recN gene encoding DNA repair protein RecN: MLKHLSIKDFVIVGRIELDFMPGFTVLTGETGAGKSILIDAVTLALGERGDASQIRHGCERAEINVTFDIDRLPELRRWLDENDLQGDADSCLMRRIIETSGRSRSYINGHAVTLQQLRAAGEFLVAIHSQHAHQSLLQKDAQRELLDAFAGCADLARTVGLAYQRWQDCNRQRIALEQRAAESQEKREQLEWQLQELTALNFTLPEWQTLQADHGRLSHVAVLLAAADTAMDVLSESEQAALAQINSVNNQLQNLLEYDNELKAITDLLDAAQIQLQESVYELKHYRQRLDLDPQALQEIEQRLSAIHTAARKFRVLPEQLPSLLETIAQQLSLLGSDADIGHLQALEAAAHADYLQQAQALSVARQKASEALSRQVSVAMQTIAMAGGEFSVALIPVEQGTAHGLEQIEFQVAAHKGLPLRPLAKVASGGELSRISLAIQVITSKVGTVPTLIFDEVDVGIGGKVAEIVGHLLKKLGRERQVLCITHLPQVAATGDYQWQVEKSAGQSDHQPVISTITILDQQQRVEEIARMLGGVNITETTRQHAAEMLQQHTQPL; this comes from the coding sequence ATGTTAAAGCACCTGAGCATCAAAGATTTTGTCATTGTGGGCCGGATCGAATTGGATTTCATGCCCGGATTCACGGTGCTGACCGGAGAAACGGGTGCGGGTAAATCCATTTTGATCGATGCCGTGACACTTGCTTTGGGAGAACGCGGCGATGCCAGTCAGATCCGGCATGGCTGCGAACGCGCGGAAATCAATGTGACATTCGATATCGATCGCTTGCCGGAGTTACGGCGGTGGCTGGATGAAAACGACTTGCAAGGCGACGCGGATAGTTGTCTGATGCGCCGCATTATTGAAACCAGCGGCCGTTCGCGCAGTTATATCAACGGGCATGCGGTGACTTTGCAGCAATTGCGCGCAGCAGGCGAGTTTCTGGTCGCCATCCACAGTCAGCATGCGCATCAATCGCTGCTGCAAAAAGACGCGCAACGTGAATTGCTCGATGCCTTTGCCGGTTGCGCTGATCTGGCGCGTACCGTTGGGTTGGCTTATCAGCGCTGGCAAGACTGCAACCGGCAAAGAATTGCCCTGGAGCAACGCGCAGCGGAATCGCAGGAAAAACGCGAGCAGCTGGAATGGCAGTTACAGGAATTAACCGCGTTAAATTTTACCCTGCCGGAATGGCAAACACTGCAAGCCGATCATGGCCGGTTGTCGCATGTAGCGGTCTTACTGGCGGCCGCGGACACAGCAATGGACGTGTTATCCGAAAGCGAACAAGCGGCGTTGGCGCAGATCAATAGCGTAAACAATCAGCTGCAAAATTTGCTCGAGTACGACAACGAACTTAAAGCCATCACCGATTTGCTGGATGCGGCGCAAATCCAGTTGCAGGAAAGTGTTTATGAATTGAAGCACTATCGCCAACGTTTGGATCTGGATCCGCAAGCGTTACAGGAGATCGAGCAGCGGTTGTCGGCAATCCACACAGCGGCAAGAAAATTCCGCGTGCTGCCGGAACAATTGCCCTCACTGCTTGAGACAATCGCTCAGCAACTGAGCCTGTTGGGTTCGGATGCGGATATCGGTCATTTGCAAGCGCTGGAAGCCGCTGCGCATGCTGATTATTTGCAACAAGCGCAGGCCTTGAGCGTTGCGCGGCAAAAAGCCAGTGAAGCATTATCCCGGCAGGTGAGTGTCGCTATGCAAACGATTGCGATGGCGGGCGGCGAGTTTTCGGTTGCGTTAATTCCCGTGGAACAGGGCACTGCGCACGGTTTGGAGCAGATCGAGTTTCAGGTGGCCGCGCACAAGGGGTTACCGCTGCGGCCTCTGGCCAAAGTGGCTTCGGGCGGTGAGTTGTCGCGTATCAGTTTGGCGATACAAGTCATCACCAGTAAGGTTGGGACGGTACCAACACTGATTTTTGACGAAGTCGATGTCGGTATTGGCGGAAAAGTGGCCGAGATTGTCGGTCATTTACTGAAGAAACTGGGAAGGGAGCGGCAAGTGCTGTGTATCACCCATTTGCCGCAGGTGGCCGCGACCGGGGATTACCAATGGCAAGTGGAGAAATCCGCCGGACAATCAGATCATCAGCCGGTTATCAGTACGATCACGATTCTGGATCAGCAACAGCGCGTGGAAGAAATCGCCCGTATGCTGGGCGGTGTGAACATTACTGAAACAACGCGCCAGCATGCAGCAGAGATGCTGCAACAGCACACACAGCCGCTGTGA
- a CDS encoding NAD kinase — MNSQFTTIALIGKHKNPEIAVPLLNLAEYLTAKHYKVLLDHLTASQIGSDRYPALSLEEIGAQADLAVVMGGDGTMLNIARMLVSYDVPLIGINQGRLGFLTDLSVETMFETLDEMLAGKYTTERRMLLYAEIIRDGASVFGSLAFNDVVLYRGMSSGMIEFEVKVNNEYVNTLRSDGLIVTTPTGSTAYALSSGGPILHPGLDLIALVPVCPHTLSNRPVVIGPDSSVEIQMHSSANVRINCDSHSCFDLEQTDNIIVRRFPKTVRLLHSVNHSYYRMLREKLGWSEFP; from the coding sequence ATGAATTCCCAATTCACTACCATTGCACTGATCGGTAAACATAAGAATCCTGAAATCGCGGTGCCGTTGTTGAATCTGGCCGAGTATCTGACAGCCAAGCATTATAAAGTCTTACTCGATCATCTCACAGCCTCGCAGATTGGCAGTGACCGGTATCCGGCATTATCCCTGGAAGAAATCGGCGCGCAGGCTGATTTGGCTGTGGTCATGGGCGGCGATGGCACGATGCTCAATATCGCACGCATGCTGGTGTCGTACGATGTTCCATTGATCGGCATTAACCAGGGACGGCTTGGTTTTCTCACCGACTTATCGGTGGAAACCATGTTTGAAACGCTGGATGAAATGCTGGCGGGAAAATATACCACCGAACGCCGCATGTTGTTGTATGCCGAAATCATCCGGGATGGCGCCAGTGTTTTCGGCAGTCTGGCATTCAACGATGTCGTGCTGTATCGCGGTATGAGCAGCGGCATGATCGAATTTGAGGTGAAGGTCAATAACGAATATGTGAATACCTTGCGCTCGGATGGATTGATCGTCACCACACCGACCGGCTCTACCGCCTACGCGTTATCATCCGGCGGTCCGATCCTGCATCCCGGTCTGGATCTGATTGCACTGGTGCCGGTTTGCCCGCATACACTCAGTAACCGTCCCGTCGTGATCGGCCCGGATTCCAGCGTGGAGATCCAGATGCACAGCAGCGCCAATGTGCGCATCAATTGCGATAGTCATTCCTGTTTCGATCTGGAACAGACGGATAACATCATCGTGCGGCGTTTTCCCAAAACGGTGCGTTTGCTGCATTCAGTCAACCACAGTTATTACCGCATGCTGAGAGAGAAATTGGGATGGAGTGAATTTCCCTGA